The segment AGTGTTCAAAAACAAAAGCAGTATGCTATCTCTGTTAATGTGGCTTTTTCAGGTCCACCACATCATTTCTCCTCTGGCTTTGGTTGATCATCCATTCCTTCCTCGCATTCTTTAAGAAGTCTTTCTACAGCAGGATCATAAGCAATAGCCATCCGCAGGTATTTGGCAGCCTCAGAATTCCGGCCTTCTCTAGATAATATACTGCAATAACCAATGTCAGCACGTTTAGCAACTGTCCAGCATTTTAGGAAAACAGAACCACATAAATAAAATCAGCAATGGAGTTGAACCACAATATGTGGCTACATGATGGGCCAAGCAACCATCTAGAATGTAGGTTATTGGTAGCCAAAGCACATACAAgggaagagagagagggagcatgCGCTGGGCTAGGGCACACGATAGAGGATGGGGGTTGTCCTGTTGGGTGCCCAAAAATATGGGGTATGGGGGAGAAATATGGGTGCCCAAAAATATGGGGTCTGGAGTAGGGGCCCTGCTGGAGTAATGTTTTTAGCCTGGGCACCCATATTTAGCTATTGGGGCTTGAGTAGGggccctgctggagttgctcttatcgATGGACCATTTGTAACAGAATGAGCTATAAAAGGACTTTACCTTCCCAAAGTAAGCATCCCTTGGAAGTAGCAGGTTTTGTTGATGGGCTTTTTGGGTTCCTTGAGCTCTGCTAATCTCTGCAGGAGTTTGATTGCCGTCTCATTATCCCCCTACATTGGAAACCGAAGTGATGCTTAGGTTGTTCGCTGTCATTCCAAATGTTTTTATAAACTGAGTTCTATGCAGCAGTACTCTACCTGACGCTCGTTTGAAAGACCTGCCCCAAAATATGCAAGCACGAGAAGAGGATCATCTTCTTGAATCTACACAATCGAGAGCATTGAGTCTTACTAAATTACTGTCTCAGATCATGAAAATCATCTGAGGTAACAACAGACCTTTGGTATAGCATGTTCAAAACAAACTGCAGCTTCAGGAAACAATTTATTTGAGAACAGGGTTTGTCCCATTGCAATCAACGCTGTAGACAGATCTGGGTTTCTCTCTACTGCTGTCCTGTGTGCAACATTGATCACCAACTCCCATTGTTTGAAAATGGAAATGGCAGCCAAAATTAATCAGACAAAGCACAACACCAACTTACCTGATCAGTGGAAGCGCTTGATCTCGGCAGCCAGTCCCCAGATAATGTAATGCTTGCTAATGATAAACATATACGTATATGCATCAGAATTCATATATCGAAACAATATTCCAAGACAAAAGAATTTGTGTAAACATTCATACTTCAAGTAGCTCCTCAGGTGAGCTGGACACAGATATATTTCCTTCCAAACTTTCCACTGCAAAATTAGGAGTTGTACTCTCACTGGCAGTTCCCTTATCAGAAGACATCGATTTCATTTGCAAGTCAGCATCTTCTAGCTGTGTCCTCTGTAAATTCATGATAACTTCAGCATCATGATTTAATTGCACATAATGAAAATAACTAGAGCACATAAAGTAGATGGGCATGCCTGCATCATCTCAGGTACCTCAAGAGGTGACTTTTCTGCTCTGTAACCAACGTGGGCTCTAGTATCCGGCAATCCCAACAGCTTGCGGAAAGCATCATTTCTCAAGAACAATTGCTGCGATTTAatcatttgaaaaaaaataaatagaatGTAACATGAAGTACAAAATGCTGACTTCACCGCATTAAGCTTGTTCAAATTAAAATGCATGGAACCTGATCTGCTCAAAGGATAGAAACAGGAAATTacaaacaaaaaggggaattcaTAAGCCTTTTTTTCCTGTTGGAGTTTACACAATAGTAATAGAGGTTGGGATGCATCTGTCTGTTCTAAGCAACCTCTTTGGGGTTCTTGACAGCAGTTgcattatcataccatctacTGTGGGCTATTTAGTATCTCCTTCAAGGTGTTCTTAGGATTCATATATTAGCCTTCACTTATTGATTTATTGGAAGAGAAGCATAAAAAGGGTGTTACAGGCCTACAACACATGCCTACCTTGTTGatattcaaacatgcatttgatcaATGGcaaacccaaaaaaaaagaaatgagaTAAGTCTACCAGGACATGTGATCCATCTTCCCTATTTTGTGGATGAGGTTTACAATTACTTTACCACAAAAATCAAATTAAGATTTAGGCAAACAAGCAAAAATTATGCTCTAACCTGAGCTACAGAAAATAAACCATTTGTAGTCCAGTAGACCAGGCTTCCCTGCCAATCAAAGATTACAAAAACCAGAATTCAGCATCTGAATTGCTATTTGGGTGAAACAAAAGTTGCACACAAGTGTGATACTTCTTCTGCAACCAGTTTGGCTATAATAAACATGTTGGTGTAGCAAAAACATTATTGACTAAACAATTTATTGCAAATTAGTTCACATCATCTCACAATGCATGAGTATCGTCCTTTTAGTTTCAAATCCTAAGAAAAGAAATCAGGTTTTGCCACAGCCCACAGTTCTGCGCAACCTGCTTTCCCCCTCCAGATGCAATATCTTATTCATCCAACTCTGTCTATTTTGCTTGTGAGAACACAAGCAGGAATAAGTGGCGTGTGCCTGTCATTATTGGGATATTAGAAGGATAGTAATGTAATGCGAATGGAACAATGTGTCAAATAGAACTATTGCTGGAAACCATCGCAAATACTAAAGCACCTGCACGGTTATGAAATTCTACAATAATAATTAGGCcaatttatttaattaatttctgCCCAGCAAACTTGAGAACTAAATCTGAAATCAACCACACAGCATTTGTTCGTAACcacataaaaacgaaatgcatgTATCTGATCTGAGGaatcacatatgaaataaaGCAAAGGGAAAACACAAGTAACTGACCTGAGGAACCACGTATGCAATAAGAAACAAAGGGATAGTCAGGACATCAAGGTATATTCTATAGTACTGCAAACAAGAAAGAAATGTTTTCAGAACAGGACTAGATTTTTACATAAAAGTAGTGAAAATAGAATGCGTCCAAAGCAAACAGTCAACCTGAAATAAATTCACAGGTATCTTAATGGACCTCACTAAAGAGGAAAAAAATCTTAATACCTAATTGCAGACATCAAGGTTGAGAGCAGCCCACCGAACATAATTCATACCTCTAAGAATGGTATTATGCGTATTCATAAGTACCAACCATAGCTACTACTTGGGTATAAATCCGCAGGTCAGTATAGCAACCACATCAatcatacaaatgcaacaacaATGCCATTTGGCAGTGGTGGTACCATTGCAATATAACAACAGAAAGAAAACATGTGGGAGATAGTTGTAATCATAGTTGTTAAACTCTTTtgtttcaaaagaaaaaaaagttgcTAAAGTCTTGATTCTATCATCCAATTTTACAACTTTACGACCTTAGTTGATTGCGTTGATTCTAGTAAGTAGAATCTACAATTTTCCTATGATTTGTGATCCTACCGTTGGAGTTCCGATCCGATTCAGGTATATGATTTTAACAACCTTTGGTCTTTGGTTGTAATGCTAGTATTATTTACCATCTAAACCTCGCAAGTGTTTCATTGAAGTCCACAGATTGCCACCAAACAAGTAAAAGGAGCAGTTCATCATCATTGGTCCAATAATTTACTCCACATGACACCCTGCTGCTGTCAGGGGCTCAGGATCATGTCCAAAACACTTCATTGCATCAATTGCAGGTACCCACATGATCCAAGTGAGCTAAGAACATCATATGGGCCATAACTCCTAAGGCCAACTGCTCAAGTACACTATACACAATTACACATAATATATATGATTAAAAGACTGATTGATGGtcgtcacccatgttctttccTCTTTATTACAAAATCTGAGTAATGGGTTACTTATGCTGATAACTTATAAAGAATTTACGACAGCTAGTCAACTAGTTACATGTATCCCTGTGACTGGTTTTCTGGATCATACCTTAGCCAGCAAGCCAAAAATTCCTGGATGATCCTTGATCTGGGAGCCCTGAAAAGAAATCTGAGACAACAGATGAAGTCAGTCTCAGAGACAGTTTAGAATAAACAAACTCCTAGTAATAGCTTCATAAGGTTACAAACTACAATTGTTGATCAACTGAGTGAAAAATAACATAAAATGTTCTATTTAAACAAAAAGGTTTTATAAGAACATGGCTTAATACATAACACCATGCTGACCCCCGCCCCTCCCCCCAGGTTCTAtgtttggaaagatcttttgaaTATCAACACACTTCCATCTATATAAGACTGAAAAAAGATAATCACAGACCAAAATCACCAGTTCACACCAACCTATAATCCGTCCAACACAAGTTCAACTGCACTAGTTTAATCTAAGCTCATAATAGGCCCTCAATGTTGTCATCGCTTGTACACCAGCTTGCTTGCATGATTCTTAACCAAATGCTGTATGTGAAATTCAAATTAATAATCACACAGCGAGAACCAACTAGAAGGAAATTAACCCAGCTATGAATTTTTAACTTGTTATACTTTCTGTGTGTTGGCCTGGTAGGCTGGTACTAGAGACTAGACTTACAAAGCAAAAGGAAACACATTGGAAAGGGAGAATAGTAGACAAAACCATTCAAAACAGAAATTGGCAAGAGAGTACCTGAACATTTAGGTAATGCAGACCAGCAACTAAGATAGGAAAGGTGGGACCTAAAGTGCCATGTGGAAACTCAGTCAAGTTATGGAACCACAGAATCCCACCCTGTTTAGTAGTACAGAAATAAACAATATAGGAAGTTAATATAGATTAAATGAAAATGAGTTGACCATGCAGCGTAATAGGATGAATATAATCcttgcaaaatatatatatatatgcttcacAAACAGGATACACTTGCCATTAGACAATGTATATCTGGGAAATAAATGGTAACTATAGTACTACACTACTATCAATACTAGCATATAGCTTGATATGTTTTTGGCTTTTTGGCACATCAAGTACTGTACCAGTTTTCAACTCAATACAACTTATTTGTTGAGTATCTAACATGGCATCCAAGCTTTATGGTATTAAACCCCATCCAGTCCATATTCACTACCCTGATGTTGGCAACTTTGGGTGACTACCTTCAGCC is part of the Sorghum bicolor cultivar BTx623 chromosome 10, Sorghum_bicolor_NCBIv3, whole genome shotgun sequence genome and harbors:
- the LOC8076160 gene encoding ALBINO3-like protein 2, chloroplastic isoform X3 codes for the protein MTGKGSPAERVLRRMPWEVPPAPRPTALGECRNWLLAQFWTSWTGSIASPDCRVVDVHHRWMTISFSTVAMRLLILPALIVQLQKTAKIGEVFRRLSTSLPTPQPGNNFREEYALFQKKKKELGCPSFLWNFAYFSVQFPCFILWMMSIRSMCLNNHPGFDNGGILWFHNLTEFPHGTLGPTFPILVAGLHYLNVQISFQGSQIKDHPGIFGLLAKYYRIYLDVLTIPLFLIAYVVPQGSLVYWTTNGLFSVAQQLFLRNDAFRKLLGLPDTRAHVGYRAEKSPLEVPEMMQRTQLEDADLQMKSMSSDKGTASESTTPNFAVESLEGNISVSSSPEELLEQALHYLGTGCRDQALPLIRTAVERNPDLSTALIAMGQTLFSNKLFPEAAVCFEHAIPKIQEDDPLLVLAYFGAGLSNERQGDNETAIKLLQRLAELKEPKKPINKTCYFQGMLTLGSILSREGRNSEAAKYLRMAIAYDPAVERLLKECEEGMDDQPKPEEK
- the LOC8076160 gene encoding ALBINO3-like protein 2, chloroplastic isoform X2, which produces MALAVRLIGRRRLLPPPLAAAVAHLSAASQSPCCHHPLPIPALPLPPRELPPFAFHSRSFSWYSRSGSGSGSSPVTAAADAPGEDVYTEKESVYLDGVTIVDDGEGVASGAGAAADAVGGAAGATADGVGGVSELAVSTILDLMDGFHSLTGLPWWMTISFSTVAMRLLILPALIVQLQKTAKIGEVFRRLSTSLPTPQPGNNFREEYALFQKKKKELGCPSFLWNFAYFSVQFPCFILWMMSIRSMCLNNHPGFDNGGILWFHNLTEFPHGTLGPTFPILVAGLHYLNVQISFQGSQIKDHPGIFGLLAKYYRIYLDVLTIPLFLIAYVVPQGSLVYWTTNGLFSVAQQLFLRNDAFRKLLGLPDTRAHVGYRAEKSPLERTQLEDADLQMKSMSSDKGTASESTTPNFAVESLEGNISVSSSPEELLEQALHYLGTGCRDQALPLIRTAVERNPDLSTALIAMGQTLFSNKLFPEAAVCFEHAIPKIQEDDPLLVLAYFGAGLSNERQGDNETAIKLLQRLAELKEPKKPINKTCYFQGMLTLGSILSREGRNSEAAKYLRMAIAYDPAVERLLKECEEGMDDQPKPEEK
- the LOC8076160 gene encoding ALBINO3-like protein 2, chloroplastic isoform X1, with protein sequence MALAVRLIGRRRLLPPPLAAAVAHLSAASQSPCCHHPLPIPALPLPPRELPPFAFHSRSFSWYSRSGSGSGSSPVTAAADAPGEDVYTEKESVYLDGVTIVDDGEGVASGAGAAADAVGGAAGATADGVGGVSELAVSTILDLMDGFHSLTGLPWWMTISFSTVAMRLLILPALIVQLQKTAKIGEVFRRLSTSLPTPQPGNNFREEYALFQKKKKELGCPSFLWNFAYFSVQFPCFILWMMSIRSMCLNNHPGFDNGGILWFHNLTEFPHGTLGPTFPILVAGLHYLNVQISFQGSQIKDHPGIFGLLAKYYRIYLDVLTIPLFLIAYVVPQGSLVYWTTNGLFSVAQQLFLRNDAFRKLLGLPDTRAHVGYRAEKSPLEVPEMMQRTQLEDADLQMKSMSSDKGTASESTTPNFAVESLEGNISVSSSPEELLEQALHYLGTGCRDQALPLIRTAVERNPDLSTALIAMGQTLFSNKLFPEAAVCFEHAIPKIQEDDPLLVLAYFGAGLSNERQGDNETAIKLLQRLAELKEPKKPINKTCYFQGMLTLGSILSREGRNSEAAKYLRMAIAYDPAVERLLKECEEGMDDQPKPEEK